Proteins encoded in a region of the Coleofasciculus sp. FACHB-T130 genome:
- a CDS encoding adenine phosphoribosyltransferase has translation MDLKSLIRDIADFPKPGILFRDITTLLRDPEGLRYTIETLTEKCAQLSPEYVVGMESRGFIIGAPLAYKLGVGFIPVRKPGKLPGAVHTVEYELEYGMDRLEMHQDALHPGSRVLIVDDLIATGGTATATAELVQKIGCTLVGFGFIIELRDLGGRQRLPDVPIVTLVEY, from the coding sequence ATGGATCTCAAGTCTCTGATACGCGACATTGCAGACTTTCCTAAACCAGGAATTCTGTTTCGGGATATAACGACGCTACTGCGAGATCCGGAAGGACTGCGCTACACCATTGAAACCTTAACCGAAAAGTGCGCCCAGTTGTCTCCAGAGTACGTCGTTGGGATGGAGTCGCGGGGTTTTATTATTGGGGCACCTCTGGCATACAAACTGGGAGTTGGGTTTATCCCCGTCCGGAAGCCTGGAAAGTTACCAGGTGCTGTTCACACGGTTGAGTATGAATTAGAGTACGGGATGGATCGCCTAGAGATGCATCAAGATGCTCTACATCCCGGAAGCCGTGTTTTGATTGTGGACGATCTGATCGCGACGGGTGGAACGGCAACGGCAACGGCTGAGCTGGTACAGAAAATTGGCTGCACCTTAGTAGGATTTGGATTTATCATCGAGCTAAGAGATTTAGGTGGGCGTCAACGACTTCCTGATGTGCCAATTGTGACGCTGGTTGAGTATTAG